Proteins from one Leptonema illini DSM 21528 genomic window:
- a CDS encoding right-handed parallel beta-helix repeat-containing protein, whose protein sequence is MLRNTLALLPLLCVSCASFFSLDLENEEKPYLYSRTLRGQLLSHGLEAEVRWVHAEVLNELHKAVQEKRIYELDNSEIESFPYLYLKYDFRNRRPASNLPELLSGWQSIWHANYEPEYSKEYLILDRPEGRPAFTIYISPGLIKISVFSYQYTGDRYEEEELWRIDDFWIDYDNEESGNRIVLTGSTIFRNSSEPGGQISGTQYSYDLYTREPQYIDRYTVFKDTIEGSLYVIRHDSEPAKIASFEYYIPAKQYSRVILISAAFKKFGPDIPLLSTVDVDGVLKHLYPDIPFEQIQVHLLPDRAVYFYGTKKLLEYMSLGCLNDNGRPCWVAHYILPEINAYVTTKHRSGTPVSTIHLADRTQTITFTAEELGRLRLEANLHRTLSTTKIDPGLTALMNWYDEEKQKREVPEKRQPITIPSGDSRALVEAIENAGPGAMIVLESGIYFIDHPLKIERKRNLILRGNNRPQIILNRKTAPVIDIQGSQNILLQGISARHVDIPGCMNGVVNIKHSRNIRIEDSELNGSGQFAVEIWFSEYIIVEKSHLHNNSQAAIRIATESPIIRGIVIRENLIENNPVIFYAPVTLKKGYVEFEKNRGQPLVEKQPGIWQ, encoded by the coding sequence ATGCTCCGTAATACTCTTGCTCTTCTGCCCCTGCTCTGCGTTAGCTGTGCGTCTTTTTTCAGCCTGGACCTGGAGAATGAAGAGAAACCATACCTTTACTCGCGCACCCTGCGCGGTCAGCTCCTGAGCCATGGGCTTGAGGCCGAAGTCCGATGGGTACATGCCGAGGTCCTGAACGAGCTGCACAAGGCCGTTCAAGAAAAGCGAATCTATGAACTCGACAATTCTGAAATCGAATCATTCCCTTATCTTTACCTGAAATACGATTTCAGAAATCGCCGCCCTGCCTCGAATCTGCCTGAATTGCTATCGGGTTGGCAGAGCATCTGGCACGCAAATTACGAGCCTGAGTATAGCAAAGAATACCTGATTCTTGACCGGCCAGAGGGGCGCCCTGCGTTCACGATCTATATCAGCCCTGGCCTGATTAAGATCTCCGTTTTCTCGTATCAATACACCGGCGACAGATATGAAGAGGAAGAGCTCTGGCGCATCGACGACTTCTGGATCGACTATGATAACGAAGAAAGCGGTAACCGAATCGTCCTGACCGGCAGCACCATTTTCCGTAACAGTTCTGAGCCTGGAGGTCAGATATCAGGAACACAATACAGTTACGATTTATACACACGCGAGCCTCAGTATATCGATCGGTATACAGTATTCAAGGATACGATTGAAGGGAGCCTCTATGTTATCAGGCATGACTCCGAACCGGCTAAGATTGCCAGTTTTGAGTATTACATTCCGGCAAAACAGTATTCCAGGGTTATTCTTATATCGGCTGCCTTTAAAAAGTTTGGCCCTGACATCCCGCTTCTATCAACCGTCGATGTTGACGGTGTTCTCAAGCACCTGTATCCCGATATCCCTTTTGAACAGATCCAGGTTCATCTGCTTCCTGACCGAGCTGTTTATTTCTATGGCACGAAGAAGCTTCTTGAATATATGAGCCTTGGCTGCCTCAATGATAACGGCAGGCCCTGCTGGGTGGCGCACTATATCCTTCCCGAAATAAACGCCTATGTTACGACAAAGCACCGTTCAGGAACACCCGTATCGACGATTCACCTTGCAGATCGAACACAGACTATTACCTTTACGGCTGAAGAACTGGGTCGCCTCAGATTGGAAGCCAACCTGCATCGCACTCTGTCCACGACAAAGATCGATCCTGGTCTGACGGCCTTGATGAACTGGTATGATGAAGAAAAACAGAAACGGGAAGTTCCTGAGAAAAGACAACCGATCACGATACCTTCTGGAGACTCCAGAGCCTTAGTCGAAGCCATCGAAAACGCCGGGCCGGGCGCTATGATCGTGCTGGAATCGGGGATCTATTTTATAGATCATCCTCTGAAAATCGAGCGCAAGAGAAATCTAATACTGCGAGGCAATAATAGACCACAGATCATACTCAATAGAAAGACCGCTCCGGTCATCGACATACAGGGTTCTCAAAACATCCTTCTTCAAGGCATCTCAGCGCGTCACGTCGATATACCGGGCTGTATGAACGGCGTAGTGAACATTAAGCACTCGAGAAATATTCGCATCGAAGATTCGGAGCTGAACGGCAGCGGCCAGTTTGCAGTTGAAATATGGTTTAGCGAATACATCATCGTTGAAAAATCGCATCTTCATAATAACTCCCAGGCTGCCATCCGCATCGCTACAGAGTCACCGATTATACGGGGAATCGTTATTCGCGAGAATCTCATTGAAAATAACCCGGTGATTTTCTACGCGCCTGTTACCCTGAAGAAAGGCTATGTTGAATTCGAAAAAAACAGAGGGCAACCACTCGTAGAAAAACAGCCGGGAATATGGCAATAG
- a CDS encoding quinone oxidoreductase family protein, translating into MNQRIEISQTGSPDVMQLVPLDLPEPAPDEVRLRHEAIGVNYVDIYHRSGVYPVPLPSGLGMEATGRIEAVGSAVQGYAVGDRVAYGSAGPGSYATARNVKADLLVPVPDGMEAADIVSFLFKGLTAHMLMTKMKRPTSDEPVLVQAAAGGVGLVLTKWLTSLGISVIGVVSNEEKARLVKEMGAHGVIVAANEGDMAGLPAKVRAIAPRGVPIVYDGTGASTFRASLASLAPFGLLISFGNAGGVVPPVDIGELGRMGSLGIQRPSLFTMMADARERKEASQAVFQAFKENRIPAHIHAKLPLHEAAEAHRILESRKSMGSIVLIP; encoded by the coding sequence ATGAACCAACGCATCGAGATAAGCCAGACCGGTAGCCCTGACGTCATGCAGCTTGTACCGCTTGATCTACCGGAACCGGCTCCGGACGAGGTGCGCCTGCGACACGAGGCCATCGGCGTGAACTATGTCGATATCTATCATCGCTCCGGCGTGTATCCGGTTCCGCTGCCTTCGGGCCTGGGCATGGAGGCTACGGGCCGCATCGAGGCCGTCGGATCGGCGGTTCAGGGTTATGCGGTGGGCGATCGCGTCGCCTATGGCAGCGCCGGCCCCGGCTCTTATGCGACGGCTCGTAACGTGAAGGCCGATCTTCTGGTTCCGGTTCCCGACGGTATGGAAGCGGCAGATATCGTTTCCTTTCTGTTTAAAGGCCTCACGGCCCACATGCTCATGACGAAAATGAAAAGGCCGACCTCTGACGAGCCCGTTCTTGTGCAGGCAGCCGCCGGTGGAGTCGGCCTTGTGCTCACGAAATGGCTGACATCGCTTGGCATTTCCGTAATCGGCGTCGTTTCAAACGAAGAGAAGGCCCGACTTGTGAAAGAGATGGGAGCGCACGGCGTCATCGTGGCGGCTAACGAAGGCGATATGGCAGGACTTCCCGCTAAGGTGCGCGCGATCGCTCCGCGAGGCGTACCGATCGTCTATGACGGCACGGGAGCCTCGACGTTCCGCGCATCTCTTGCGTCGCTTGCGCCGTTCGGTCTTTTGATTTCGTTCGGCAATGCCGGCGGTGTCGTTCCACCCGTCGATATAGGCGAGCTCGGCCGCATGGGATCGCTCGGCATCCAGCGTCCGTCTCTTTTTACAATGATGGCCGACGCCCGGGAACGTAAAGAAGCAAGCCAGGCCGTATTTCAGGCGTTTAAAGAGAATCGCATTCCCGCTCATATCCATGCAAAGCTGCCGCTACACGAGGCCGCCGAGGCCCATAGAATTCTCGAAAGCCGTAAAAGCATGGGCTCGA
- a CDS encoding IS5-like element ISLil2 family transposase codes for MARKKAETQTEAKEKTRYRVKNWREYNQALVNRGSLTVWISDDISTTWAAEYRHRGRGHQPVYSDQAIEFMLTLRGLFKFPLRQTTGFVRSLFTMLKLDLQVPDYSQVCRRQAGIKMKPINASKAMKKGVDLVMDSTGLKVYGDGEWMTRKHGPSKRRTWRKLHIGIDVNSGEIVYAELTSNNEDSGDSKEAVKAMRDLISSGVKIKSFRGDGAYDTHAVYNTARINGINVIVPPREHAVTLDEKYSNAERFKISWQRDDTIRAVREKTRAAWKKESDYHKRSLVEMTFFRYKTVFGERMAARNFPNQQAEVLLRSRLLNKLNQLGKPVSVPIKT; via the coding sequence ATGGCCCGGAAAAAAGCTGAAACACAGACCGAAGCAAAAGAGAAAACACGTTATCGTGTAAAGAACTGGCGGGAATATAACCAGGCCCTCGTGAACCGGGGAAGCCTGACCGTATGGATCTCAGATGATATCAGCACGACCTGGGCAGCGGAATACCGTCATAGAGGACGCGGCCATCAGCCTGTTTATTCGGACCAGGCAATTGAGTTCATGCTGACTCTCCGGGGCCTGTTCAAATTCCCTCTTCGCCAGACCACCGGTTTTGTAAGGTCGCTATTCACGATGCTAAAGCTGGATCTGCAAGTGCCCGATTATTCACAGGTTTGCAGAAGACAGGCGGGGATCAAGATGAAGCCGATCAATGCCTCAAAGGCTATGAAAAAAGGCGTGGATCTGGTTATGGATTCGACGGGGCTGAAAGTCTATGGCGACGGTGAATGGATGACCAGAAAGCATGGTCCCTCAAAACGTCGTACGTGGCGAAAACTGCATATCGGAATCGACGTTAATTCCGGCGAGATAGTTTATGCCGAGTTAACAAGCAATAATGAGGATAGCGGCGACAGCAAAGAAGCGGTAAAGGCGATGCGAGATTTGATTTCGTCAGGCGTGAAAATAAAGTCGTTCAGGGGCGACGGAGCCTATGATACTCATGCTGTTTACAATACCGCCCGCATCAACGGAATCAATGTGATCGTTCCACCCCGCGAACATGCAGTGACGCTCGATGAAAAGTATTCAAATGCGGAAAGGTTCAAGATATCCTGGCAGAGGGATGATACTATCAGGGCTGTGAGAGAGAAGACCCGAGCAGCATGGAAGAAGGAAAGCGACTATCATAAGCGATCACTCGTAGAAATGACTTTCTTTCGTTACAAAACAGTATTCGGAGAAAGGATGGCCGCTCGTAATTTCCCAAACCAGCAAGCCGAAGTTCTCTTGAGAAGCCGGTTGTTGAACAAGCTCAATCAGCTCGGCAAGCCCGTTTCTGTTCCGATAAAAACCTGA
- a CDS encoding transglutaminase family protein — protein MHRLRIQHRTEYRFSNPVSFNAHRLLLRPREGYDVRIESSCLDISPAYNIQWHRDVLNNSLAVVTFTAASDTLRITSDVIIQHYDQMPISFMVESHALRFPFQYSFSEQIDLSAFRRPLSMSDQHAIQEWLLQFNLQGMETTHLLVTLNQAIHNQFKYGMREEPGVQSPAQTLFHRSGSCRDYATLLMETCRYLGFASRFVSGYLHSPATEAGNGATHAWVEIYIPGTGWQGFDPTTGLVTSRDHIAAAVARDPETVPPVSGSFTGSYSGRPIMLVDVQVNLIND, from the coding sequence ATGCACAGGCTGCGCATTCAACATCGCACGGAATATCGGTTTTCCAATCCTGTCAGCTTTAACGCTCACAGACTTCTGCTTCGTCCTCGCGAAGGGTATGATGTTCGTATTGAGAGTTCCTGTCTCGATATCAGTCCGGCATACAATATACAGTGGCATAGAGATGTTCTGAATAACTCTCTTGCCGTCGTCACGTTTACCGCAGCATCCGATACTCTGCGCATAACGAGCGATGTCATTATTCAGCATTACGACCAGATGCCTATATCGTTCATGGTGGAATCCCATGCTCTGCGTTTTCCGTTCCAGTACTCTTTCAGCGAGCAGATCGATCTGTCAGCCTTTCGACGTCCGCTATCGATGAGCGATCAGCATGCTATTCAGGAGTGGCTATTGCAGTTCAACCTTCAGGGGATGGAAACGACCCATCTTCTGGTAACCCTGAATCAGGCCATTCACAATCAGTTCAAATATGGCATGCGCGAAGAGCCCGGCGTTCAATCCCCTGCTCAGACCCTTTTTCATCGAAGCGGTTCCTGTCGCGATTACGCTACTCTGCTGATGGAAACCTGCCGGTATCTGGGTTTTGCCAGTCGCTTCGTAAGCGGCTACCTGCATTCCCCTGCAACGGAGGCCGGCAACGGAGCCACCCATGCCTGGGTGGAGATCTACATTCCAGGAACGGGATGGCAGGGCTTTGATCCGACAACGGGCCTTGTAACGAGTCGCGATCATATTGCTGCAGCCGTAGCGCGAGATCCTGAAACCGTTCCTCCTGTATCAGGAAGCTTCACCGGATCTTATTCAGGTCGACCGATCATGCTTGTAGACGTGCAGGTGAATCTGATCAATGATTGA
- the acnA gene encoding aconitate hydratase AcnA: MTLRDKTAAKLSSKAGEFKIYRFDTLEKETGLSLSRVPYSIRILLETALRNVDNYVLEDKDVLSLASYNPKKVPEGEFPFKPGRVVLQDFTGVPCVVDLAALRNAMVRMKGDPSRINPLVRVDLVIDHSVQVDYFGTGDALKKNMELEFERNQERYEFLKWGQQAFDNFGVVPPGAGIVHQVNMEYLAGVVLTRNGEAFPDSLVGTDSHTTMINGIGVVGWGVGGIEAEAVMLGQPLYMLVPEVIGFKLKGRMPEGATATDLVLTVTQMLRKRGVVEKFVEFFGPGLSNLSLTDRATIANMAPEYGATTGYFPVDTETLNYLKKTGRSDAQIDLVERYFKEQGMFRTDSSPDPEYTDVLELDLSTVEPSLAGPKRPQDRIPMKELKKTWQGLMTKTVKEGGYDLAGKTETVAKIENGYKSDLRHGDVVIAAITSCTNTSNPAVLIGAGLVAKKAVEKGLTTKPFVKTSLAPGSRVVTDYLEKAGLSPYLDQLGFQTVGYGCTTCIGNSGPLPDPVVKAINDGTLVVSAVLSGNRNFEGRISPHVKANFLASPPLVVAYAIAGTVNIDFTSEPIGKDKGGNDVYLKDIWPTNKEIEDAVGTSVLPEMFTERYGNVREMNDMWNAIAAPAGNIYSFNDKSTYVQEPPFFMDMSLDIPSLKNIEKARVLVKVGDSITTDHISPAGSIAENSPAGKYLMDNGVTKKDFNQYGARRGNDRVMTRGTFANVRLRNQLVEKEGGYTRHLPSNEEMFIYDASLKYKADNVPLIVLAGAEYGTGSSRDWAAKGTFLLGVKAVIAKSFERIHRSNLVGMGVLPLVFVDGQTHESLGLTGEEVFSIEGLSDDIKPRAVLTVKAEGKDGVKTFQAMCRLDNQVEIDYYKNGGILQTVLRNFLKSK, translated from the coding sequence ATGACACTCCGAGACAAAACAGCTGCAAAACTGAGCTCGAAAGCGGGCGAGTTCAAGATCTATAGATTCGACACACTTGAAAAGGAGACTGGCCTTTCCCTCAGTCGCGTTCCCTATTCCATCCGCATCCTGCTTGAAACCGCCCTTCGCAACGTAGACAACTACGTGCTTGAAGATAAGGACGTGCTTTCTCTGGCCTCCTATAATCCGAAAAAGGTTCCCGAAGGCGAGTTCCCGTTCAAGCCCGGACGTGTCGTACTCCAGGACTTCACCGGCGTTCCCTGCGTCGTCGACCTGGCTGCTCTGCGCAACGCCATGGTCCGCATGAAAGGCGATCCGTCGCGCATCAATCCGCTGGTTCGCGTCGACCTCGTCATCGACCACTCCGTGCAGGTCGACTATTTCGGAACGGGCGACGCTCTTAAGAAAAACATGGAGCTCGAATTCGAGCGCAATCAGGAACGATATGAATTCCTGAAATGGGGCCAGCAGGCATTCGATAACTTCGGAGTCGTTCCCCCTGGAGCCGGTATCGTGCATCAGGTGAACATGGAATACCTGGCCGGCGTCGTGCTGACGCGAAACGGCGAGGCCTTCCCCGACTCTCTCGTCGGTACGGACTCCCACACGACGATGATCAACGGTATCGGCGTAGTCGGATGGGGCGTCGGCGGCATCGAGGCCGAGGCCGTGATGCTCGGTCAGCCGCTTTACATGCTTGTTCCCGAGGTCATCGGCTTCAAGCTGAAAGGACGTATGCCTGAAGGGGCGACGGCCACCGACCTCGTTCTGACCGTTACGCAGATGCTGCGCAAGCGCGGAGTGGTCGAGAAGTTCGTCGAGTTCTTTGGACCGGGCCTGTCTAACCTCAGCCTTACCGACCGGGCTACGATTGCAAACATGGCTCCGGAATACGGCGCGACAACAGGCTACTTCCCTGTTGATACTGAGACGCTGAACTACCTGAAAAAGACCGGCCGCTCCGATGCGCAGATCGACCTTGTAGAGCGCTATTTTAAAGAACAGGGCATGTTCCGCACCGACAGCTCTCCCGATCCGGAGTATACCGACGTGCTGGAGCTGGATCTGTCCACAGTTGAGCCTTCCCTTGCCGGACCGAAGCGACCTCAGGATCGCATCCCCATGAAGGAGCTCAAGAAGACCTGGCAGGGCCTGATGACGAAAACCGTCAAAGAAGGCGGATACGACCTTGCCGGCAAAACCGAGACCGTCGCTAAAATCGAAAACGGATACAAATCCGACCTGCGTCACGGCGACGTCGTCATCGCCGCCATCACGTCATGCACGAATACGTCTAACCCTGCCGTCCTGATCGGCGCCGGACTCGTCGCTAAGAAGGCCGTAGAAAAGGGCCTTACGACGAAGCCGTTCGTAAAAACATCGCTTGCTCCGGGATCTCGCGTCGTTACCGACTATCTCGAAAAGGCCGGACTGTCGCCCTACCTCGATCAGCTCGGTTTCCAGACCGTCGGTTATGGATGCACGACCTGCATCGGTAACTCCGGCCCGCTGCCCGATCCGGTTGTGAAGGCGATTAACGACGGCACGCTTGTCGTATCGGCCGTGCTTTCCGGAAACCGTAACTTCGAAGGACGCATCTCGCCGCATGTGAAGGCGAACTTCCTTGCAAGCCCTCCGCTTGTCGTCGCCTATGCGATCGCCGGTACGGTGAACATCGACTTTACATCCGAGCCGATCGGCAAAGATAAAGGCGGCAACGACGTTTATCTGAAAGACATCTGGCCGACGAATAAAGAGATCGAAGACGCCGTCGGAACAAGCGTTCTGCCCGAGATGTTCACCGAACGCTACGGCAACGTGCGTGAGATGAACGATATGTGGAACGCCATCGCCGCTCCGGCAGGCAATATCTACAGCTTCAACGATAAGTCGACCTACGTGCAGGAGCCTCCGTTCTTCATGGATATGTCGCTCGACATTCCTTCGCTGAAGAATATCGAGAAGGCCCGAGTGCTCGTTAAAGTGGGCGATTCGATCACCACCGACCACATCTCGCCTGCCGGTTCGATCGCCGAGAACTCGCCTGCCGGTAAGTATCTGATGGATAACGGCGTTACGAAGAAAGACTTCAACCAGTACGGCGCCCGTCGCGGTAACGACCGTGTGATGACACGCGGCACGTTCGCCAACGTGCGTCTGCGTAACCAGCTTGTCGAGAAAGAGGGCGGTTATACACGTCATCTGCCGTCGAACGAAGAGATGTTCATCTATGACGCTTCTCTGAAGTATAAGGCCGATAACGTACCGCTGATCGTCCTGGCCGGCGCCGAATACGGCACGGGTTCTTCTCGTGACTGGGCCGCGAAAGGAACGTTCCTGCTCGGCGTGAAGGCCGTCATTGCGAAAAGCTTCGAGCGCATCCACCGTTCGAACCTCGTCGGTATGGGCGTGCTTCCGCTTGTATTCGTCGACGGACAGACGCATGAAAGCCTCGGCCTGACCGGCGAAGAGGTCTTCTCGATCGAAGGCCTGAGCGACGACATCAAGCCCCGCGCCGTTCTGACCGTGAAGGCTGAAGGCAAGGACGGAGTGAAAACCTTCCAGGCCATGTGCCGTCTCGATAACCAGGTTGAGATCGACTATTACAAGAACGGAGGCATTCTACAGACCGTTCTTCGTAACTTCCTCAAGTCGAAGTAA